One genomic window of Rhizomicrobium sp. includes the following:
- a CDS encoding aldo/keto reductase family oxidoreductase → MPDTPTYSLGDRAVNRMGYGAMQLAGPGVFGPPKDRAAAVAVLREAVASGVDHIDTSDYYGPHVTNLLIREALHPYPRNLTIVTKVGARRGEDGSWLPAMAPAELASAVHDNLRHLGIDAIDVVNLRAMGRMHEPGEESIAEQFSALADLRRQGLIRHLGLSNVTATQLKEARGIAPVVCVQNLYNLAHRADDAFIDELAGLGIAYVPFFPLGGFSPLQSDILSEVAAGLGATPMQVALAWLLHRSPNILLIPGTSSVGHLRENLAAADIVLSQDVLARLDAIGKAGAQK, encoded by the coding sequence ATGCCCGACACGCCCACCTATTCCCTCGGCGACCGCGCCGTGAACCGCATGGGCTATGGCGCGATGCAGCTCGCCGGCCCCGGGGTCTTCGGGCCGCCAAAGGATCGGGCGGCGGCCGTCGCCGTGCTGCGCGAAGCCGTCGCCAGCGGGGTCGATCACATCGACACCAGCGATTACTACGGTCCCCATGTCACCAACCTTCTGATCCGCGAGGCGCTGCATCCCTATCCGCGGAACCTGACCATCGTGACCAAGGTCGGCGCGCGGCGCGGCGAAGACGGCTCGTGGCTACCGGCGATGGCGCCGGCCGAGCTGGCCAGCGCGGTGCACGACAATCTGCGCCATCTCGGCATCGATGCGATCGACGTCGTCAATCTGCGGGCGATGGGTCGCATGCACGAGCCGGGCGAGGAATCGATCGCCGAGCAATTCTCGGCGCTGGCCGACCTGCGGCGCCAGGGCCTCATCCGCCATCTCGGCCTCAGCAATGTGACGGCCACGCAGTTGAAGGAGGCGCGCGGCATCGCGCCGGTCGTATGCGTGCAGAACCTCTACAATCTTGCCCATCGCGCCGACGACGCGTTCATCGACGAGCTGGCGGGGCTGGGCATCGCCTATGTGCCGTTCTTCCCGCTCGGCGGTTTCTCGCCCTTGCAGTCGGACATCCTGTCCGAGGTCGCGGCGGGGCTCGGCGCCACGCCGATGCAGGTCGCGCTTGCCTGGCTGCTGCACCGTTCGCCGAACATCCTGCTCATCCCCGGCACGTCGTCGGTGGGTCACCTGCGCGAGAATTTGGCGGCGGCGGACATCGTGTTGTCCCAAGACGTGCTCGCCAGGCTGGACGCCATCGGCAAGGCGGGCGCGCAAAAATAA
- a CDS encoding LysR family transcriptional regulator — protein sequence MDLNDLSAFMTVVRAGGFRDGARLTGQSPSGLSEAVRRLEARLGTRLINRTTRSIAPTEAGARLFERLAPALGEVEAALDVVNAFRERPTGTLKLNVPGSVAVLVLPAIVPDFLKAYPDIRLEVVVEEGFVDVLAAGCDAGVRYDERLEQDMIAVPIGPRIQRMATAAAPAYLAARGKPEHPRDLLGHACLKGRFASGASPPWEFERDGEIIKIDPAGPLEVRVGAGSDLIVDAAIAGLGIVHHFEAWLRAALDSGALVPVLEPWWQEFSGPFLYYPGRRHLPAPLRAFVDFIKSK from the coding sequence ATGGATCTGAACGATCTTTCCGCCTTTATGACGGTCGTGCGCGCGGGCGGGTTCCGCGACGGGGCGCGGCTGACCGGGCAATCGCCCTCGGGCCTCTCCGAGGCGGTGCGCCGGCTGGAGGCCAGGCTGGGCACGCGGCTGATCAACCGCACGACGCGCAGCATCGCGCCGACCGAGGCGGGGGCCCGGCTGTTCGAGCGGCTGGCGCCGGCGCTCGGCGAAGTCGAAGCCGCGCTGGACGTCGTCAACGCCTTCCGCGAGCGGCCGACCGGAACGCTGAAGCTCAACGTGCCCGGCAGCGTCGCGGTCCTGGTCCTTCCCGCGATCGTCCCGGACTTCCTCAAGGCCTATCCCGACATCAGGCTGGAGGTCGTGGTCGAGGAAGGATTCGTCGACGTGCTGGCGGCCGGCTGCGATGCCGGCGTGCGCTATGACGAGCGGCTCGAACAGGACATGATCGCGGTGCCGATCGGGCCGCGCATTCAGCGCATGGCCACCGCCGCGGCGCCCGCCTATCTCGCGGCGCGCGGCAAGCCCGAACATCCGCGCGATCTGCTCGGCCATGCCTGCCTCAAGGGCCGCTTCGCCAGCGGCGCCTCGCCGCCCTGGGAATTCGAGCGCGACGGCGAAATCATAAAGATCGATCCCGCCGGTCCGCTCGAAGTGCGGGTGGGCGCGGGCAGCGACCTCATCGTCGACGCCGCGATCGCCGGACTTGGGATCGTCCATCACTTCGAGGCGTGGCTGCGGGCCGCGCTCGACAGCGGCGCGCTGGTGCCGGTGCTGGAGCCGTGGTGGCAGGAATTTTCGGGACCGTTCCTTTATTATCCCGGCCGCCGCCATCTGCCGGCGCCGCTGCGGGCGTTTGTCGATTTCATCAAGAGCAAATGA
- a CDS encoding PBP1A family penicillin-binding protein, translating to MAGNEPLEAISRNVQALADFFVKRRRFFAPLLAILTTAVAVPLALLLMAPTILSWFASPLDMSKDLYAVNRPIAFTFLDAEGNEVGHRGAIIGQRLTLEQMPAYVPAAFIAMEDRDFYSHGGFSVRGLARALWTNWRAGHTVQGGSTITQQTVKIVFLSQERTMSRKMEELVDAAKLEKSLSKKQILELYLNRIYLGSGAYGVDGAAHVYFNKSASELTLPEAAMLATLTRAPSVFSPRRDLVRAQARAAVVLRAMVETGAITQGQADAAKASPAMVADREGRDTQNYYFDTAADEAMRLATRDGVAPNEDLIVHTTLIPKIQNAARAAAQKVIAKSGPKAHASQAAVVVMTPDGAVVALVGGTDYDESTFNRATQAHRQPGSAFKPFVYLAALESGLTPWDQREDQPVDIGGWTPTNFGGRSYGTITLADALAHSVNTITANLAQEVGVDNVVLAAQRLGIESKLTQNASLALGTSEVTPLELTRAYAVFANGGLKVYPYFVTEIDDRGGNVLYRRKPADQPERIVASHVNRDLVAMLNGVVLHGTGMSAALAGHDAAGKTGTTQDFHDAWFAGFTHDYVAAVWVGNDDSTPMKGVTGGSLPAQIWKATMTVAEKGLASTPLDKSDVQPPTDSSTIFGDSGDVYTPATGDDESGSGGYGGGRGSHDGDEQPPADADGNHGNFWDWLFNRRGRDSDGRPVQQQQQQQDGAPQDGDSQNSDGNGRESN from the coding sequence ATGGCTGGCAACGAACCCCTTGAGGCGATTTCGCGGAACGTCCAGGCGCTCGCCGACTTCTTCGTCAAGCGCCGCCGGTTCTTCGCGCCGCTGCTCGCCATCCTGACGACCGCGGTCGCGGTGCCGCTGGCGCTGCTCCTGATGGCGCCGACCATCCTGTCCTGGTTCGCCTCGCCGCTGGACATGTCCAAGGACCTTTACGCCGTCAACCGGCCCATCGCGTTCACTTTCCTCGATGCCGAGGGCAACGAGGTCGGCCATCGCGGCGCGATCATCGGCCAGCGCCTGACGCTGGAGCAGATGCCGGCCTATGTGCCGGCCGCCTTCATCGCCATGGAGGATCGCGACTTCTATTCGCATGGCGGCTTCTCGGTGCGCGGGCTGGCGCGCGCGCTGTGGACCAATTGGCGCGCCGGCCACACGGTGCAGGGCGGCTCCACCATCACCCAGCAGACGGTCAAGATCGTGTTCCTCTCCCAGGAGCGCACGATGAGCCGCAAGATGGAGGAGCTGGTCGACGCCGCCAAGCTGGAGAAATCGCTCAGCAAGAAGCAGATCCTGGAACTCTATCTCAACCGCATCTATCTGGGCTCGGGCGCCTATGGCGTGGACGGCGCGGCGCATGTCTATTTCAACAAATCGGCGAGCGAACTGACGCTGCCCGAGGCCGCGATGCTGGCGACGCTGACGCGCGCGCCCTCGGTCTTCTCGCCCCGGCGCGATTTGGTGCGGGCGCAGGCGCGCGCCGCCGTGGTGCTGCGCGCCATGGTGGAGACCGGCGCGATCACGCAAGGCCAGGCCGACGCGGCCAAGGCGAGCCCCGCCATGGTCGCCGACCGCGAGGGCCGCGACACGCAGAACTACTACTTCGACACCGCGGCCGACGAGGCGATGCGGCTGGCGACCCGCGACGGCGTGGCGCCGAACGAGGACCTCATCGTCCACACCACGCTGATCCCCAAGATCCAGAACGCGGCGCGCGCCGCCGCCCAGAAGGTGATCGCCAAGAGCGGTCCCAAGGCGCATGCCAGCCAGGCCGCCGTGGTGGTGATGACGCCGGACGGCGCGGTGGTCGCCCTGGTCGGCGGCACCGATTACGACGAGAGCACCTTCAACCGCGCCACCCAGGCGCATCGCCAGCCGGGCTCCGCCTTCAAGCCCTTCGTCTATCTCGCGGCGCTGGAGAGCGGGTTGACGCCGTGGGACCAGCGCGAGGATCAGCCGGTCGATATCGGCGGCTGGACGCCGACCAATTTCGGCGGCCGCTCCTATGGCACGATCACGCTGGCCGACGCGCTGGCGCATTCGGTCAACACGATCACCGCCAACCTCGCCCAGGAAGTCGGCGTCGACAATGTCGTGCTGGCGGCGCAGCGCCTCGGCATCGAATCCAAGCTGACGCAGAACGCCTCGCTGGCGCTCGGCACATCCGAAGTCACGCCGCTGGAGCTGACGCGCGCCTATGCGGTGTTCGCCAATGGCGGGCTCAAGGTCTATCCCTATTTCGTGACCGAGATCGACGATCGCGGCGGCAATGTCCTCTATCGCAGGAAGCCCGCCGACCAGCCCGAGCGGATCGTGGCGAGCCATGTGAACCGCGACCTCGTGGCGATGCTGAACGGCGTGGTCCTGCACGGCACCGGCATGTCGGCGGCGCTGGCGGGGCACGACGCGGCGGGCAAGACCGGCACGACGCAGGATTTCCACGACGCGTGGTTCGCCGGCTTCACGCATGACTATGTCGCGGCGGTGTGGGTCGGCAATGACGATTCGACGCCGATGAAGGGCGTGACCGGCGGCTCGCTGCCGGCGCAGATCTGGAAGGCGACGATGACGGTGGCGGAGAAGGGACTGGCCTCGACGCCGCTCGACAAGTCCGACGTGCAGCCGCCGACGGATTCCTCGACCATCTTCGGCGACTCCGGCGACGTCTATACGCCGGCCACCGGCGACGACGAGTCGGGGAGCGGCGGTTATGGTGGCGGGCGCGGTTCGCATGACGGCGACGAGCAGCCGCCGGCGGACGCCGACGGCAACCACGGCAATTTCTGGGACTGGCTGTTCAACCGCCGCGGCCGCGATTCCGACGGACGGCCCGTGCAGCAGCAGCAACAGCAGCAGGACGGCGCGCCGCAAGACGGCGACAGCCAGAACTCGGACGGCAACGGCCGGGAATCGAATTAG
- a CDS encoding RMD1 family protein, producing MRTETAARGRARAVLLGERLAIDRARFAHVVSAAPFSYRAGAGYVVAFRYGVVVFVGLDAAEEAAALAQFDGDVRHATPVEEERVDFETAGAEDGPAPDGILRMKTLSLPYVLVLADILAKSVALARYEREIAQVFDTIESAASSLATTGRVPDMKRPMLRLVGSALLAQHRVSGRIAFAEKPDILWDHPELGRFYARLEDEYEIIERGTLLNGKLGVIGTVAETFTDMIDTARSTRLELLIVVLILAELVIGIVALFR from the coding sequence GTGCGGACGGAAACCGCGGCGCGCGGCCGTGCCCGCGCCGTGCTGCTTGGCGAACGCCTCGCCATCGACCGCGCCCGCTTCGCCCATGTCGTGTCGGCCGCGCCGTTCAGCTACCGCGCGGGCGCGGGCTATGTCGTCGCCTTCCGTTATGGCGTGGTCGTGTTCGTCGGGCTCGACGCGGCGGAGGAGGCGGCGGCCCTGGCGCAATTCGACGGCGATGTGCGCCATGCCACGCCGGTCGAGGAAGAGCGGGTGGATTTCGAGACCGCCGGCGCGGAGGACGGGCCGGCGCCGGACGGCATCCTCCGCATGAAGACGCTCAGCCTGCCCTATGTGCTGGTGCTTGCGGACATCCTGGCAAAGAGCGTCGCGCTCGCCCGTTACGAGCGCGAGATCGCGCAGGTGTTCGACACCATCGAATCCGCCGCCTCCTCGCTTGCCACCACCGGCCGCGTGCCGGACATGAAGCGGCCGATGCTGCGCCTGGTCGGCTCGGCGCTGCTGGCCCAGCACCGCGTCTCCGGCCGCATCGCGTTCGCGGAAAAGCCGGACATCCTGTGGGATCATCCCGAACTCGGCCGTTTCTACGCCAGGCTGGAAGACGAGTACGAGATCATCGAGCGCGGCACGCTGCTCAACGGCAAGCTCGGCGTGATCGGCACGGTGGCGGAGACCTTCACCGACATGATCGACACCGCGCGCTCCACGCGGCTGGAGCTTCTCATCGTCGTGCTGATCCTGGCCGAGCTCGTGATCGGCATCGTCGCGCTGTTCCGCTGA
- a CDS encoding ABC transporter substrate-binding protein, with protein MTATPAAARLVQPMPTIPAVLSPPIKIRFVTDWKAQAEHGGFYEALAEGLYKKAGLDVVIVEGGPTVNVPQMLAGGAADLGIGSDCFIALNLVRQRAPIRAVMAIFQKNPQVLLTHPRADVKRLADMKGKPILLSDAATVAWWPWLKKKYGFSDSQIRKYTFNLAPFIVDPLAIQEGYLSSEPYTIETQAHIRPQVFLLADNGFPGYANMVFAPQSWIDGNPKAVQAFVDATQRGWLDYLNGNPAPANALIKRDNPEESDALIKQAIAKLKAYGIAISGDAVTLGLGTMTDAKWKEFFDTMVKDGLYDARLPYKQAYDLRFVRAMPMNFQ; from the coding sequence ATGACGGCCACGCCGGCGGCGGCCCGTCTTGTCCAGCCCATGCCGACCATTCCGGCGGTTCTATCGCCGCCGATCAAAATCCGCTTCGTCACCGACTGGAAGGCGCAGGCCGAGCATGGCGGGTTCTATGAGGCGCTGGCCGAGGGGCTGTACAAGAAGGCCGGGCTCGACGTCGTCATCGTCGAGGGCGGACCCACGGTGAACGTGCCGCAGATGCTGGCCGGCGGCGCGGCCGATCTGGGCATCGGCTCGGACTGCTTCATAGCGCTCAACCTCGTGCGCCAGCGCGCGCCGATCCGGGCGGTGATGGCGATCTTCCAGAAGAACCCGCAGGTGCTGCTCACCCATCCGCGCGCCGACGTGAAGCGGCTGGCCGACATGAAGGGCAAGCCCATCCTCCTGTCGGACGCGGCGACGGTGGCGTGGTGGCCGTGGCTGAAGAAGAAATACGGCTTCTCCGATTCCCAGATCCGCAAATACACTTTCAACCTGGCGCCGTTCATCGTCGACCCGTTGGCGATCCAGGAGGGCTATCTGTCGAGCGAGCCCTATACGATCGAGACCCAGGCGCATATCCGGCCGCAGGTCTTCCTGCTCGCCGACAACGGCTTTCCCGGCTACGCCAACATGGTGTTCGCGCCGCAGAGTTGGATCGACGGCAACCCCAAGGCGGTGCAGGCCTTCGTCGACGCGACGCAGCGGGGCTGGCTCGATTACCTGAACGGCAATCCGGCGCCGGCCAACGCGCTCATCAAGCGCGACAATCCGGAGGAGAGCGACGCCTTGATCAAGCAGGCGATCGCCAAGCTGAAGGCCTATGGCATCGCGATCTCGGGCGACGCGGTGACGCTGGGGCTGGGCACGATGACGGACGCCAAATGGAAGGAATTCTTCGATACGATGGTGAAGGACGGGCTGTACGATGCCAGGCTGCCCTACAAGCAGGCCTACGATCTGCGCTTCGTCCGCGCCATGCCGATGAATTTTCAGTAG
- a CDS encoding ABC transporter ATP-binding protein, protein MPPLLLSLSGIAKRFDSGTQAIGRLDLDVADGEFVSLVGPSGCGKSTALRIVAGLLKPDAGTVAFPTGKPEMSFVFQEPTLMPWARALANARLPLDLKHVNRSEASDRAARALARVGLAGFEKAFPRELSGGMKMRVSIARAIAAEPKLLLMDEPFAALDELTRQALNDDLLKLKAEDALTVLFVTHSVFESTYLSSRVVVMTPRPGRVAAEVALAPPPARDEAWRLTPEFTREAARVSAALKQAMAA, encoded by the coding sequence GTGCCGCCGCTCCTCCTCTCCCTTTCCGGCATCGCCAAGCGGTTCGACTCCGGCACGCAGGCGATCGGGCGCCTCGATCTCGATGTCGCCGATGGCGAGTTCGTGTCGCTGGTCGGGCCGTCGGGCTGCGGCAAGTCCACGGCGTTGCGCATCGTCGCCGGATTGCTGAAGCCCGACGCTGGAACGGTGGCATTTCCCACCGGCAAGCCGGAAATGAGTTTCGTGTTCCAGGAGCCGACGCTGATGCCCTGGGCCCGGGCGCTGGCCAATGCGCGGCTGCCGCTCGACCTCAAACATGTGAACCGCTCCGAGGCGAGCGACCGCGCGGCGCGGGCGCTCGCCCGGGTTGGGCTGGCGGGATTCGAGAAGGCGTTTCCGCGCGAGCTTTCCGGCGGCATGAAGATGCGCGTCTCCATCGCGCGCGCCATCGCCGCCGAGCCGAAATTGCTTTTGATGGACGAGCCCTTCGCGGCGCTAGACGAATTGACGCGCCAGGCGCTGAACGACGACCTCTTGAAGCTGAAGGCGGAGGACGCGCTGACCGTGCTGTTCGTCACCCACAGCGTGTTCGAGAGCACCTATCTGTCGTCGCGCGTGGTGGTGATGACGCCGAGGCCCGGGCGCGTTGCCGCCGAGGTCGCGCTGGCGCCGCCGCCGGCGCGCGACGAGGCCTGGCGCCTGACGCCGGAATTCACCCGCGAGGCGGCGCGCGTGTCGGCGGCGCTGAAACAGGCGATGGCGGCATGA